A window of the Deinococcus aquiradiocola genome harbors these coding sequences:
- a CDS encoding alginate O-acetyltransferase AlgX-related protein, whose translation MRRISFLLALCIFAESIALSQVTSTPTRSGWLFLDEEQPLKDNELDSDIDISLSIIKGVSHYLVSKGIILVVTPVPIKARVYSDKLDAPLSLSANSRYQRALDFFKKNNIFAVDTLAAYRRAQRQSPQNLLYFQLGSHWNTRGSEIAAQATAQVLMKLPQIQEIDKVNVSLRRLPPLKTEDSMMKMIRPESTIPIVDIIEYDNPVDVTINSSDSLLGDAVPSIALVGTSYSEKTWNFPKMLAYYTKRDVLDVSLAGQQIWIPMQKYLSSTEFKEAPPRILVWEVPERYLLYPPGGYRVADTGWLNTLP comes from the coding sequence ATGAGAAGAATATCATTTTTGCTTGCGCTATGCATATTTGCGGAAAGTATTGCACTTTCTCAAGTGACATCCACACCAACAAGAAGCGGCTGGCTGTTTCTTGATGAAGAGCAGCCGCTAAAAGATAACGAATTGGACTCAGACATAGATATATCTTTATCAATTATAAAGGGCGTAAGCCATTATCTTGTTAGCAAAGGAATTATATTAGTCGTCACTCCTGTACCCATAAAAGCGAGAGTTTACTCCGATAAATTGGATGCTCCACTTAGTTTATCGGCAAATTCTCGTTATCAACGCGCTCTCGATTTTTTTAAGAAGAATAATATCTTCGCCGTTGACACCCTCGCTGCATATAGAAGAGCCCAGCGGCAGTCACCGCAAAATCTTCTTTACTTTCAACTTGGAAGCCATTGGAACACAAGGGGGTCTGAAATTGCGGCCCAAGCGACGGCGCAAGTCCTGATGAAACTCCCACAGATTCAGGAGATAGACAAAGTCAATGTTTCACTCAGGCGCCTGCCTCCCCTGAAAACAGAAGATAGCATGATGAAGATGATTCGTCCCGAATCGACCATCCCAATCGTCGACATAATCGAATACGACAATCCTGTAGATGTCACGATAAATAGCAGTGATTCCCTCTTAGGGGATGCGGTGCCTAGCATTGCCTTAGTCGGTACTAGTTATTCCGAAAAAACTTGGAACTTTCCCAAAATGCTCGCCTATTACACCAAACGTGACGTGCTGGACGTTTCTCTGGCCGGGCAACAAATTTGGATTCCAATGCAGAAGTACCTGTCCAGCACAGAATTCAAGGAGGCCCCACCGCGTATTCTCGTATGGGAGGTGCCGGAGCGTTACCTGCTCTATCCACCTGGTGGATACCGCGTTGCCGATACGGGGTGGCTCAACACATTGCCTTGA